The genome window GTGGCTAAGATGCGCGAGCTGGTGCTGCAACTCGCAGTGACGGGGAGGCTCGTGACTCAGGACAAACGAGACGAACCGGCTTCGGTGCTCTTGGAATCAACGGAAGCCGAGCGGGCAAAGCTCACCGCAGCAAAGAAGATCAAATCGCGGCCAACCTCGCCTGTTGAGTCGGATGAGCACCCGTTCGACCTGCCTTCAAGTTGGGCATGGGCGAGGCTGTCGGATGTCGGCTACGAACTCGGCCAGAAGGTGCCAGACAAGCGTTTCACCTACATTGACGTCGGCGGCATCGACTCGGACAAGGGACGCATCAGCGACCGCGTCGAGAAGCTGGAACCTGACGACGCACCGTCACGAGCGCGGAAACTCGTCGCTCGTGGCACGGTGATCTACTCCACAGTTCGGCCCTATTTGCTGAACATCGCAATCGTCGATCAGGATTTCGATCCCGAACCAATCGCCAGCACTGCCTTCGGCATCCTTCATCCCTTTGTGGGCATCAACAACCGCTACCTGTTTTACTGGCTGAGGAGCGCGCCGTTCACGGCCTACGTCCAGGCGGGCATGAAGGGCATGGCCTATCCCGCGATTAACGACGAGAAGTTCTACAGCGGTTTCATTGCGCTCCCACCCCTCGCCGAGCAGAAGCGGATTGTGGCGAAGGTGGATGAGTTGATGGCGTTGTGTGATCGGCTGGAGGCGCAGCAGCAGGAACGGGAGACGCGGCACGCCGCGCTCGCCCGCGCGTCGCTGGCCCGCTTCGCCGACGCGCCCACCCCGGCCAACCTCCACTTCCTCTTCCACCCGTCCTACGCCATCCCCCCCGCCGACCTCCGCAAATCCATCCTCACCCTCGCCGTCCAAGGCAAACTCGTCCCCCAAGACCCCAACGACGAACCGGCGCTGACCCTATTGGATCAAATCGCCTTCCACAAGGCAGCCTTGACAAAAGAGGGCAAGCTTCGTGGCTCAACTACGGTCAAGGCCATGGCCGAC of Verrucomicrobiota bacterium contains these proteins:
- a CDS encoding restriction endonuclease subunit S codes for the protein MKLETFFEKFDQFADAPDAVAKMRELVLQLAVTGRLVTQDKRDEPASVLLESTEAERAKLTAAKKIKSRPTSPVESDEHPFDLPSSWAWARLSDVGYELGQKVPDKRFTYIDVGGIDSDKGRISDRVEKLEPDDAPSRARKLVARGTVIYSTVRPYLLNIAIVDQDFDPEPIASTAFGILHPFVGINNRYLFYWLRSAPFTAYVQAGMKGMAYPAINDEKFYSGFIALPPLAEQKRIVAKVDELMALCDRLEAQQQERETRHAALARASLARFADAPTPANLHFLFHPSYAIPPADLRKSILTLAVQGKLVPQDPNDEPALTLLDQIAFHKAALTKEGKLRGSTTVKAMADDEAEFEIPSNWCWVRFGEIMVNRDGERIPVSKEERETKAKTYDYYGASGVIDKIDGYLFDKPLLLIGEDGANLINRSTPIAFIARGKYWVNNHAHVLDGISEDFLRFIELHINAINLEKYVTGSAQPKMNQAKMNSIPIALPPLAEQRRIVAKVEQLMALVDALEQQLAASRATAANLLTALVAELTTA